Sequence from the Nocardioides exalbidus genome:
GGTGCGACGTCGGCCGACGTGCCCGCCCCGCCCAGCGGCGAGGTCACCGTGACGGGGTGGGTCCGCCAGGACGCCGAGGGCGACAGCACCCACGTGTCCGGGAAGTCGACCCGCGCGGTCAACAGCGGCGAGATCGGCGAGGCCCTCGACCGTGAGGTGCTCGGCGGCTGGGTCGACCTCCGCAGCGAGTCGCCGGAGCCGGCCGAGGCGTTGCTCCCGGTCGAGCTGCCGGAGCTGAACAACGGACCGCACTTCTTCTACGGCCTGCAGTGGTGGTTCTTCGGAGCGCTGGCGATCTTCGGCTTCTTCTTCCTCATCGTCGACGAGATGCGCGGCGGTCGCGGGCCGTGGGCCGGCAGTGACCGGTCCGCACCCCGACCCGCCGACAAGCCGGCGCCGGCCGCCCCGGCGAAGCCCGCCCCAGCCAGGGCGGTGGCGCCCAAGCCGAAGCGCAAGACCTGGCGCGAGCGGCTCGACCGCGGCGAGGACTGGGACGACGAGCCCCCCGCCCCTCGTCCGTCGTCACAGGGCGCGCAGGAGTCCGCCGTCGACCGGGAGCATCACGCCCGTCAGGAATGACGCGGCCGGCGACATCACGAACGCCGCCACCGCGCCGAACTCCTCCGGCTCACCGTAGCGACCGAGCGGGATCGTCGCCTCTGCCCGGTGGCGTGCTGCTTCGGGGTCACCGGTCGACGCGTCGAGCTCGGCGACCCGCTCGGTGGCGATGCGACCCGGCAGGAGCCCGTTGACTCGTACGCCGCGGGGGCCGAGCTCGTCGGCGAGGGTCTTGGCGACCATCGCGAGGCCCGGGCGCAGTCCGTTGGAGATCGCCATCTCCGGCAGCGGGGACCGCACGCTCGAGGAGAGCACCAGCCCCAGGGCCCCGCCGGCGGGCAGCGACGTGCCGACCTCGCGGGCCAGGCGCACCGCGCCGAGGAAGACCGACTCGAAGGCAGCGGTCCACTGCTCGTCGGTGATGGTCGTGACCGGGCCCTTCGGCGGGCCGCCCACGCTGATCAGGGCGCCGTCGATCCGTCCCCAGGCGGAGTCGGCCGCGGCGAGCAGCCGGGCGGGCGCCCCGCGCTCGGAGTTGTCGACCGCCACGCCGACCGCCGCCTCGCGCCCGGCAGCGTCGTTGAGGGTCGCGACGGCCGCGTCGAGCGACTCCTGCGAGCGCCCCGACAGCACGACGCGGGCGCCCTCCGCGACCAGCGCGTCGGCGCTCGCCCGCCCAAGTCCCCGGGCTCCCCCGGTGACGATGAAGACGCGGTCGGCCAGCTGGAGATCCATGGCCCGAGGCTAGCCGGGCACGACGCACCGGTGAACGGCGTGCCGAGGGAGACGCGTCAGCCGACCGGGGCCTCGCGGAACTGGGTCGCGTGGAGCGTGGCGTAGAGCCCGCCGGCGGCGAGGAGGTCGGCGTGGGTGCCGGACTGGACGACGCGGCCGTCGTCGAGGACGAGGATCAGGTCGGCGTTGCGGACGGTGGAGAGCCGGTGCGCGATGACCAGCGACGTGCGGCCCTCGAGCGCGGCGTCGAGCGCGCCCTGGACGGCCGCCTCGGACTCGCTGTCGAGGTGGGCGGTCGCCTCGTCGAGCACGACGATCGACGGCGCCTTGAGCAGGAGCCGGGCGATCGCGAGGCGCTGGCGCTCTCCCCCGCTGAGGCGGTAGCCGCGATCGCCCACGACGGTGTCGAGGCCGTCGCGCAGCACGCGCACCAGGTGGGCGATCTGCGCGGCCTCGAGGGCGGCCCAGATCTCGTCGTCGGTGGCCTCGGGCCGGGCGTAGAGCAGGTTGGCCCGGATGGTGTCGTGGAACATGTGCGCGTCCTGGGTGACGTAGCCGACGGCGTCCTCCAGCGACTGCAGCGTCACGTCACGGACGTCGTGGCCGTCGACCCGCACGGCGCCGCGCTCGACGTCGTAGAGCCGCGCGACGAGGTGGGTGACCGTCGTCTTCCCGGCGCCGGACGGACCCACGAGCGCGACCATCTGGCCCGGCTCGGCGGTGAAGGAGACGTCGTGGAGCACCTGGCCGCTGTCCCCGGACTCCTTGCGGGCGACGGTCTCGAGCGAGGCCAGCGAGATCTGGTCGGCGCGGGGGTAGGTGAAGGCGACGTGGTCGAACTCCAGCTTCGACGCGGTGCGGGGCAGCTCGACGGCGCCGGGCTTCTCCTGGATCAGCGACGGCAGGTCGAGGACCTCGAAGACCCGGTCGAAGCTCACCAGCGCGGTCATCACGTCGATGCGGACGTTGGACAGCCCCTGCAGCGGGCCGAGCAGGCGGGTGAGCAGCACCCCGAGCGCGACGATGGTGCCGACGGAGAGGTCGCCGCGGATCGCGAGCCAGCCACCGATGCCGTAGACCAGCGCGGTGGCGAGCTGGGGCACCAGCGTCATCGCGGCGAAGAAGACGCGGGTGAGCAGGGAGATCCGGATGCCGAGGTCGCGGACGACGGCGGCCTTGCGGGCATAGGTCGCGTCCTCGACGTCGCGGCGGCCGAAGAGCTTGAGCAGCATCGCGCCGCCGACGTTGAAGCGCTCGGTCATCGCGTTGCCGAGGTCGGCGTTGCCGTCCATCTGCTGGCGCGAGAGGTCGGCCAGCTTGTGCGACACCACGCGCGAGGCGATCAGCAGGATCGGGAAGAGCGCGACGCACAGCAGCGTCACCGGCCAGCTGAGGAACAGCATCGTCACGCCGACGACGATGGCGGCGATGATGTTGGAGACCGTGCCCTGCAGCGTCGAGGTGAACGCGCGTTGGGCGCCGATGACGTCGTTGTTGAGCCGCGAGACCAGCGCGCCGGTCTGCGTGCGGGTGAAGAACGCCAGCGACTGCCGCTGGACGTGCGCGAAGACCTGGGTGCGGAGGTCGTAGATCAGGCCCTCGCCGATGCGGCTCGACAGCCACCCGGTGATCAGCCCGAAGCCCGCGTCGACGACCGCGACAAGCGCGACGAGCGCGGCGAGCCAGATGACGAGCGAGAGGTCACCACCGCTCACCGCGTCGTCGATGATCGCCTTCAGCAGAAGCGGCGGCACGACGACGAGGCCGGCGTCGACGACCGTCACCGCGAGGAATCCCGCGATCAGTCGCCGGTGCGGGCGCGCGAAGCCGAGCACCCGACGCACGGTCTTGCGCTCGATCTTGTTGTCGACCACGCTCCGGTCGCTGCGCAGGAACCGCCACGGCGGTCCGCCTGCACCCGGGCCCATCGACATCCGTGCTCCTTCGTCCCCGGTCACAACCCGCGACCGGTGGCCATTGTTCCTCGCGCCACCGACAACGGCGCATCCCGGGACGTCAGGCGAGGGCGGCGGCGAGCGCGCGGAAGCGGCGTACCTGCGCCTCCCGCTCGAGGCGCCGCTGCTCGTCGAGGTCGCGGTCGGCGGCTCCCTGCAGCAGCGTCTTGGTCTCGCTCACGACCCCCGGCATCGGGGCGAGGAGGGCCGCGGCCAGCTCGGCGACGGCGGCGTCGAGGTCGGTGGGGGCGTACGACGCCTGGGCCAGGCCGATCCGCACGGCCTCCTCGGCGCCGACGACCCGCGCGGTCGCGCAGATCTCCAGCGCGCGGGCGTAGCCGACGTGCTCGACGAGCGGCTTGGTGCCGGTGAGGTCGGGGACGAGGCCGAGCGCGGACTCCTTCATGGAGAACTTCACGTCGTCGGCGACGATCCTCAGGTCGCACGAGAGCGCCAGCTGGAAGCCGGCGCCGATCGCGTGCCCGCGGACCTTCGCGATCGAGACGAAGCGCGGGTCGCGCAGCCAGGTGAAGCCCTGCTGGAAGGCGTCGATCCGGGCCGAGGCGTCCTCGTCGCTCAGCGCGAGCAGCCCGACGACCGACTCCTGGCCGGCGGTGGCCGGGTCGAGCATGGCGCGGTCGAGGCCGGCGGAGAACGTCGCACCCTCCCCCGTCACCACGACCACCCGGACGTCGTCGGGGAGCGAGCGGCCCAGCTCGCCCAGCGCGATCCACATGGCGGGGGTCTGGGCGTTGCGCACGTCGGGTCGGTCGAGCGTGACGGTCGCGACCTGGCCGTCGACGTCGAGCCGCAGGCCGACCGCGGCGAGGTCCTCGGGAGTCATGCCCCGAGGCTACTACTCGCCGGTAACCTCAGGCCAACGACACCAGGTCGGCGTACTCGTCGCTCCAGAGGTCCTCGTCGCCGTCGGGCAGCAGCAGCACCCGGTCGGGGTCGAGCGCGCGCACCGCGCCCTCGTCGTGGGTGACCAGGATGATCGCGCCGGTGTAGCTGCGGATCGCGTGGAGGACCTCTTCGCGCGAGGCGGGGTCGAGATTGTTGGTCGGCTCGTCGAGGAGCAGCACGTTGGCGCTGGAGACGACCAGGATCGCCAGCGCGAGGCGCGTCTTCTCCCCGCCCGACAGCACGCCGGCGGGCTTGTGCGCGTCGTCGCCGGAGAAGAGGAACGAGCCGAGCACCGAGCGGGCCTGCGTGTCGGTGAGCTCCGGGGCCGCGCTGTGCATGTTCTCCAGCACCGTGCGGTTGACGTCGAGGGTCTCGTGCTCCTGGGCGTAGTAGCCCATCTTGAGCCCGAAGCCCGGCACGACCTCGCCGGTGTCGGGCTGGTCGACGCCCGCGAGGATCCGCAGCATCGTGGTCTTGCCGGCGCCGTTGAGGCCGAGGATGACGACCCGGCTCCCCCGGTCGATCGCCAGGTCGACGGCGGTGAAGACCTCCAGCGAGCCGTAGGACTTCGACAGCTCGGTGCCCATGAGCGGCGTCTTCCCGCACGGCGCGGGCTCGGGGAACGCGATCCGGGCGACCTTGTCGGCGGCGCGCTCGGACTCGATGCCGGCCATCATCTTCTCGGCCCGCTTGAGCATCGACTGCGCGGCGGTCGCCTTGGTGGCCTTGGCCCGCATCTTGTTGGCCTGGTCGGTGAGCGCCTTCGCCTTGTTCTCGGCGTTCATCCGCTCGCGCTTGCGGCGCTTCTCGTCGTCCTCGCGCTGGGTGAGGTAGTTGTGCCAGCCCATGTTGTAGACGTCGATGACGGCGCGGTTCGCGTCGAGGTGGAAGACCTTGTTGACGGTGGCCTCGAGCAGCGCGTTGTCGTGGCTGATCACCACGAAGCCGCCCCGGTGCGCCTTGAGGAAGTCGCGCAGCCAGATGATCGAGTCGGCGTCGAGGTGGTTGGTCGGCTCGTCGAGCAGCATGATCTCCGCGCCCGAGAAGAGGATCCGGGCGAGCTCGACGCGGCGTCGCTGGCCGCCGGAGAGCGTGCCGATCGGCTGGGCGAGGATGCGCTCCTCGATCCCGAGGGCGGCCGCCATCTGCGCGGCCTCCGACTCGGCGGCGTACCCGCCTCCGGCGTGCAGCTCGGCATCGGCGTTGGCCCACCGGCGCATCCCGCGCTCGTGGACCTTCGGGTCCTCGCTGCCCATGTCGACCTCGGCCTGGCGCAGGCGTCGTACGACCTCGTCGAGGCCGCGGGCGGACAGGATCCGGTCGCGCGCGATCACCTCGGGGTCGCCGACCCGCGGGTCCTGCGGGAGGTAGCCGATCTCCCCGCTGCGGATCACCTGTCCGGACGCGGGCTGGCCCTCTCCGGCGAGGATGCGGGTGAGCGTCGTCTTGCCGGCACCGTTGCGCCCCACGAGGCCCACCTTGTCGCCGGAGGCGATGCGGAAGGTGACGTCCTCCATGAGGAGCCGCGCGCCGGCTCGGACCTCGAGCTTCTGGGCGTTGATCATCTCGGGCGACATCCTACGAAGGGGTGGCCGTGCGAGCCCCATCGGCGCCACCAGCGCTAGTCTGCGCAGAGGTTCGCACCCACCGTCATGACCTGCGGAAAGGCTCCTCCCATGCGCTTCAACCCGAAGGCCGACATCAGCAAGGGCAGGGTCTCCGACGCCGGTGGCCGTGGCGGTGGCGGCGGGATGTCCGGTGGCGGCATGCGGATGCCCATCCCCGGCGGCATGCGGGCCGGTGGCGGCATCGGCGGCATCATCATCGTCGTCCTCTTCGTGCTGCTCACCCAGTGCACGGGCGGCGGCGGGCTCACCGGCGGGGGCGGGACCGGCGTCGACCCGCAGGGCCAGAGCGGCAACCCGGCCGGCCTGTCCCAGGACAGCGACCGCTACGCCAACTGCAAGACCGGCGCCGACGCGGAGACCGACGTCGACTGCGCGCGCAAGGCGGTCGCGCTCTCGCTGGAGGACTACTGGGCCGAGACCCTCCCGGCGCAGGGCGACACCCAGTTCACGCCCGCCCAGATCATCACCTTCAGCGGTGCCATCTCGACCGGCTGCGGCCAGGCCACCTCGCAGGTCGGCCCGTTCTACTGCCCGGCGGACCAGCAGGTCTACCTCGACACGACCTTCTTCCAGGACGTGCTGGAGAACCAGCTGGGCGGGCAGGGCGGCGACTTCGTCGAGCCCTACGTCCTCGGCCACGAGTACGGCCACCACATCCAGAACCTGCTCGGCACGATGAGCCGGGTCAAGACGCAGCAGGGCCCCAACTCCGACGCCGTACGCCTCGAGCTGCAGGCCGACTGCTACGCCGGGATGTGGACGAAGGCCGCCAGCGGCGGCGACGGGATCTTCCTCGAGCTCGACCAAGGCGACATCGAGGAGGCCCTCGACGCGGCCAAGACGGTCGGCGACGACCGCATCCAGCAGGCCGGCGGCCAGCGGGTGAACCCGGAGGGCTGGACGCACGGCTCGTCCGCGCAGCGGATGAAGTGGTTCAGCACCGGCTACGAGAAGGGCACCCTCGAGGCCTGCGACACCTTCTCCGCCAGCACGCTCTGACGACTCAGCCGAGCAGCGCCTCGATGTGGGCGACCTGCCGCTGCATGGCGTAGATGTAGGGAGCGACGCTGGGGTGGCGGAACTTGCCGGCCAGCGCGCCCTCGCCGTCGGCCACGCGCGCGAGCGCCCAGTCGAGGCGCGTGAGCGCGGTGTAGACGGCCATCACCCGCGCGCCGGTCAGCACCTGCTCGGTGGTGGCCACGCCGGGCGGGAGGGCGGCGACGTACGCCTCCACGAGGGGGTCGATCTCCTCGCGGGTCGCCAGCGAGAGGTAGCCGAGGTCGGCCCCGACCGGCCCGCGGCCGAGGTGGGCCCAGTCGATCGCGACGGCGTCCTCACCGTCCGGACCACCGTGCCTGCCGGGGATGTTGGCCGCCGAGGGATCGCCGTGCTGCGCGACCTGGGGCAGGGCGTCGGTGCGGTCGAGCCACACCGAGCGGTGCGACCAGAGGTGGTCGGCGACGTCGGCCATCGGGGTCCTGGCGAGCAGCCGCCACCCGCCGCGTCGCTCGACGAGCGCGAGACGGCTGCGGAGCTGGTCGCGGGCGAGCCACCCGTGCGACCCGAGGTCGGTGGCGGCGAAGCGGCCGAGGCACGCCGCGAGCCACGGCCCGGGCGCGTCGTGGAGCTCCACGCGCTCGTGCACGAGGGTGATGCCCTCCTCGTCCTCCTCGACGCGGACCACGGGTGCCTCGCGCAGGCCGGGGGCGTCGGAGACGACGCCGCTGAGGGCCACGTCGGCGGCCCGACGCCAGTAGTTCACGTCGCGCGGGACCAGCGCGCTCGGGGCGTCGTGCGGGTCGGGGCAGCGGAGCCGCTTGACCACCACGTCACGGCCCCGGTGGCTCGAGGACCAGACCCCGACGGTGGCCGGGCCGCCGCCCGGGAGGGGCTGCCATCCCGGCTCGGGTTGCCACATGGGCAGGACGCTAGCCGATGTCACGGCTCCGGTAGCGGCGATCCGCCGCGACGACGAGCAGCGTGGCGAGCAGCGCCATCACCACCTCGGGGGCCCACGCGAACGCCTCGGAGGGGTACTTCGGGACGTGGTGGAACGGCGACACCCCGAGCAGCCAGCCCGGCAGGTCGAGCGAGGCGCCCACCTGGCCGAGGGTCACGCACGCCGCGAGGACTGCCCAGCCGGCCACGGCCCATCGGTTGCGGACCGACAGCAGGAGCAGGGCCACGCCGAGCACGACCCACACGGCGGGCGCCTGGGCGAGCGCCGCACCGACCGGGGAGAGCCCGTCGCCCCGCCCGGCCGCGGTCGCGGCACCGGAGACCAGCAGCAGCCAGGTGCTGCCGGCGAGCGATGCGGTCGCGACGGCCAGGAGGACGGCGGCGCGCGACGTCGCGGTCGCCAGGACGATCTCGGTGCGACCGTCGTGCTCGTCGCCGGCCGCCCGGGTCACGGCCGAGATGCCGAAGCAGGCGATCACGACGGCCACGACCGAGGCCAGGGCGAAGACCAGGGAGTCCTGCAGCGCGCCCTCCCCGCCCATCGACTCGATGATCGAGCGGGTGGACTCGCCGTCAAGCAGGTCGCCGATGCTCGGCACGATCGAGCCCATCAGCACGCCGATCGCACCGATGCCGACCGTCCAGCCGCCGAGCGCGGTGCCCTGCTGCCGCCACACCAGCGCCATCGCGTCGCGCAGCCGCGGGGAGCCCTCGGCGGGGCCGGGCCGGTCGGGCAGGACGCCGGCACCGAGGTCGCGTCGTCGACGCAGCGCCAGGGCGACCGCGGTCAGCACTAACGCCACGGCGGGGTAGCCGACGAGCAGCCACACCCGCGGCTCGTGCCACGCACTGAGCCGGGTGCCCCAGCCGAAGGGCGTGAGCCACGAGAGCCACCCCGCGGTGGTGTCGCCGACCGCGCGCAGGAGGTAGAGGACGGCGATCGCCCCGGAGGCGACGAAGCCGACGGTGCGCGCACTGCTCGGGACCTGGGCGGCCAGCAGCGCGACCCCGGCACCGACGAGGCCGATCCCGGTCCACGAGGCGCCGAAGAGCACCGAGCCCGCGACCGGCAGCCCGCACGCGATGTCGCCCGCGGCGGCGAGGACCCCGAGCAGGACCGACGCGAGCGCCGCCTCGGCGAGGGCCGCCGCCACCTGGGCGTCCGGGCCGACGGCGGTGGCGCCGACCAGCTCGGCGCGACCGCTCTCCTCCTCGACGCGCGTGTGGCGTCGTACGACGACGACGGACATGAACGCGACGAACACGGCGTAGAGGACGGTGAGCTTGGTCATCGAGAGCTCGCCCAGGCTGGAGGTGTCGAGGACCGGCCCGTAGAGCGCGACGATCGCCGGGCTGGCGTTCAGCGCCTCCGCGGCGGCGACCTGCGCGGCCTTCGTGTCGTAGAGCGGACCGGTCGCTGCCGCGCTCGCGACGACCATCGCGGTGAGCAGCAGGATCCATGCCGGCAGCAGCACCCGGTCGCGGCGCAGCGCGAAGCGCAGGAGGAGCCCGGTGCCGCGGAGGCGGTCGCTCACGGGGTGGCCCGGTAGGCGTCGAGGAACAGCTCCTCCAGCGTCGGCGGCGTGCTGGTCAGCGCGACCACCCCGGCGCCGTCGATGGCCTTCAGCAGGAGCGGGAGGCCCGCGGGGTCCACGGAGGCGGAGACCACCTGGCCGTCGACCTCCACGTCGTGGACGCCCTCGAGCCCGGCGAGGTCGGGGACCCTGCCGGAGACCTCCGCACGGACGCGGTTGCGCCGCAGGTGCCGCAGGTCGGCGAGCGTCCCGGACTCGACCGCCCTGCCGGCGCGGATGATGGTGACCCGGTCGGCGAGCCGCTCGACCTCGCTCAGGATGTGGCTCGACAGCAGCACCGTGGTGCCGGCGGCCTTGTGCTCGGCCAGGCACTCGTTGAAGACCTGCTCCATCAGCGGGTCGAGCCCGGACGTGGGCTCGTCGAGGACCAGCAGATCGGTGGGAGCGGCGAAGGCGGCGACCAGCGCGACCTTCTGCCGGTTGCCCTTGCTGTAGGCGCGGCCCTTCTTGGTCGGGTCGAGCTCGAAGCGCTGGAGCAGCTCGTCGCGCCGGGTCGAGCGCGGGTCGAGGTCGCGCATCCGCAGCAGCAGGTCGATCGTCTCGCCGCCGGAGAGGTTGGGCCAGACGCTCACGTCGCCGGGGACGTAGGCCAGGCGTCGGTGGATGTCCGTCGAGTCGCGCCACGGGTCGAGGCCGAAGACGGTGGCCGTGCCACCGCTGCTCCGCAGCAGCCCGAGGAGGACGCGGATGGTGGTCGACTTGCCGGCGCCGTTGGGCCCGAGGAAGCCGTGCACCTCCCCCGCCGCCACCTGCAGGTCGAGGCCGTCGAGGGCCCGTGCCCGGCCGAACTCCTTGACGAGGCCGCGGACCTCGATCGCGTTGCTCACACCTCACAAGTTACGCCCGCTCCCGCGGCCTGCGACGTCATGGGAATCGGCGGTTCGAACCGGGGAATCCGCTGGCGTCAGGCGTTGACGACGTCGACCAGGATCGCCTGGGTGTCCGCGATCGCCTGGTCGAGGACCGCACGCCGCGGGTCGGGCACCGCGTGCCACGGCTCGACGACGGTGACGTGCGCGAGGCGCGTGTCGTCGAGGACCGCGTCGACCGCGGCGCGGTCTCCCCCGGCCGAGGCGAGGGGTACGCCGGACAGGATCCGTGCGGCGTGGTCGGCCGCGGCCTCGTAGGCCTGGCGCGCCTGGTTGTCCCGACGGCGGGCGAAGCGCTGCTGGCTCTGCCCTCCGGCCTTGGTCCTGCCCTGCACGTGGCGCTGCCCCACCTTGTGCTCGACGAGCCCCGTGCCGCCGAGCCGGGCGACCGCGAAGCCTCCCTTGCGCACGAGCAGCACGCCCCACGCAGTGGGGGCCACGACGGCCGTCGCGAAGGCACCCGCGTCGGCCGGGCCGTCGTACGCCGCCCCGAAGGGCAGGCGGGCGGAGAAGTGCGAGCCGTCGGCGGCGGTCCCGCCCAACCCGCCGTCGACGACCGTCAGGCTCGCGCCGTCGTGCCGGGAGGCGAAGTTGGCGACCCACCTCTCCCACCGGACGGCGGGGACGAGGACGGCGGGCATGCGGCGAACCTAACCGAGGACCTCGCGGACCTCGACGCCGCTGTGCGACTCGGTGACCTCGTGGAGCGTGGCGGCCAGGGCGACGACCTCGTCCATGCTGTCGGCCTCGATCACGTAGAGGCCGCCGACGGACTCGCGGGTCTCGGCGAACGGCCCGTCGGTGGCGGCCGGCGCGCCGTCGTCGCCACGCCGGACCGTCCGGGCGGCGCTCGCGGGGTGGAGCTCGTGGCCCAGCACGAGCCGCGCCCCGACGGCTGCGGCGAAGTCGCGGTGGGCGGCGTCCTTCACCGCCCGGTCGGCGTCGGTGGTCGTCGACCACTGCTTCTCGTCGCCGTGGATGAGCAGCAGGTAGCGCGGCATGGTGGTCCTCCTGGGATCGGTGGTGTGCCTGTCACCGGGATGACGGGTCGGCGTGCGCAGGATCGACAGGTCCGCGTGGCTTCGGCGCGAGCTGGGCGACGAGCCCGGCCGGCAGCACCATCTCGGCGGGGTCGCGACGGGCGTAGGCGCCGGGGGTCATGCCGTGGGCTCGGCGGAAGGCGCGGTTGAAGGCCGCCTCGGACTGGTAGCCGACACGCTCGGCGATCCGGGCGAGCGAGAGGCCGCGCTCGCGGACCATCCGCGCGGCGAGGTCCATCCGCCAGGCCGTCACGTAGGACATCGCCGGCTCGCCGAGGGTGTCGCGGAAGCGCTCGGCGAAGGCGGAGCGCGACATCCCGGCTTCGTCCGCCAGCGAGGCGAGCGTCCAGGCGGCGCCCGGTCCGGCGTGGAAGGCGGCGAGCGCCCTGCCGACCTGGGGGTCGCGGAGGCCCGCGACCCAGCCGCGGTCCTGCTCCCCCGACTCCAGCCACGCGCGCACCACCTGGACGACGAGGACGTCGGCGAGTCGCGCGGTGACGACGTCGCTGCCGGGGCGTGGGCTCCGCGACTCGGCCCCGATCACCTCGAAGGCAGCCCGCATCCAGGCAGCGTCACCGCCGTCGCCCGCAGGCAGGATCGAGGGCAGGCTGCGGAGCAGCCGGGCGACGCCGAGGCCGCTGAAGCTCACCGCGCCGCAGACGAGCTCGGCCGCAGCGCCCGGGCCGGGGATGCTGAGGCGCTCGTAGCGCTCCGCCACCTCGATCCGCGGCAGGTCGAAGAGGGGCACCGCCTCGCTGCCGGGTGCGTCGAGGACCGAGTGGCCGAGTCCCGTGGGCACCAGGGCCATGTCGCCGGCGCGCATCCAGTGCCGCTCGTCCCCGACCTCGAGCACCATCTCGCCCGCCGTGACCAGGTGGAACACCACGGTG
This genomic interval carries:
- a CDS encoding ABC transporter ATP-binding protein, with the translated sequence MSNAIEVRGLVKEFGRARALDGLDLQVAAGEVHGFLGPNGAGKSTTIRVLLGLLRSSGGTATVFGLDPWRDSTDIHRRLAYVPGDVSVWPNLSGGETIDLLLRMRDLDPRSTRRDELLQRFELDPTKKGRAYSKGNRQKVALVAAFAAPTDLLVLDEPTSGLDPLMEQVFNECLAEHKAAGTTVLLSSHILSEVERLADRVTIIRAGRAVESGTLADLRHLRRNRVRAEVSGRVPDLAGLEGVHDVEVDGQVVSASVDPAGLPLLLKAIDGAGVVALTSTPPTLEELFLDAYRATP
- a CDS encoding acVLRF1 family peptidyl-tRNA hydrolase gives rise to the protein MPAVLVPAVRWERWVANFASRHDGASLTVVDGGLGGTAADGSHFSARLPFGAAYDGPADAGAFATAVVAPTAWGVLLVRKGGFAVARLGGTGLVEHKVGQRHVQGRTKAGGQSQQRFARRRDNQARQAYEAAADHAARILSGVPLASAGGDRAAVDAVLDDTRLAHVTVVEPWHAVPDPRRAVLDQAIADTQAILVDVVNA
- a CDS encoding YciI family protein, whose product is MPRYLLLIHGDEKQWSTTTDADRAVKDAAHRDFAAAVGARLVLGHELHPASAARTVRRGDDGAPAATDGPFAETRESVGGLYVIEADSMDEVVALAATLHEVTESHSGVEVREVLG
- a CDS encoding AraC family transcriptional regulator, which codes for MTRDVLTETLTDFGMSGVFYAVSDLRAPWGMEIPALPGTVVFHLVTAGEMVLEVGDERHWMRAGDMALVPTGLGHSVLDAPGSEAVPLFDLPRIEVAERYERLSIPGPGAAAELVCGAVSFSGLGVARLLRSLPSILPAGDGGDAAWMRAAFEVIGAESRSPRPGSDVVTARLADVLVVQVVRAWLESGEQDRGWVAGLRDPQVGRALAAFHAGPGAAWTLASLADEAGMSRSAFAERFRDTLGEPAMSYVTAWRMDLAARMVRERGLSLARIAERVGYQSEAAFNRAFRRAHGMTPGAYARRDPAEMVLPAGLVAQLAPKPRGPVDPAHADPSSR